Proteins encoded together in one Chryseobacterium taklimakanense window:
- the ruvA gene encoding Holliday junction branch migration protein RuvA, with amino-acid sequence MIYSLKGTVQELTPTYTVIDVNGVGYYVGISLQTSEKLNLGKETFLFTQQIIREDANLLFGFHTSSEKEMFNLLISVNGVGPVSALIMLSSLNNVEIGNAVLSGNSGLLQRVKGIGAKTAERIIVDLRDKVQKFSTEEKNNSVSVNNKVKEESLSALEVLGISKKMSEKIADRFLKQKPEISVEDLVKQILKNL; translated from the coding sequence ATGATTTACTCGTTAAAAGGAACTGTACAGGAACTCACACCAACTTATACCGTCATCGATGTTAACGGTGTTGGTTATTACGTGGGAATCAGCCTGCAGACCTCAGAAAAACTAAATTTGGGTAAGGAAACTTTTCTCTTTACCCAACAAATTATCCGTGAAGATGCAAATTTGCTTTTTGGGTTTCATACTTCTTCGGAAAAAGAGATGTTTAATCTTCTGATAAGCGTGAACGGCGTTGGCCCGGTATCGGCGCTCATCATGCTGTCCTCATTGAATAATGTGGAGATTGGCAATGCGGTTTTATCGGGTAACAGTGGGCTTTTGCAAAGGGTAAAAGGTATCGGTGCCAAAACCGCAGAAAGAATAATTGTTGACCTGAGAGATAAAGTACAAAAATTCAGTACCGAAGAGAAAAATAATTCTGTTTCAGTAAATAATAAAGTAAAGGAAGAATCGTTATCTGCATTAGAAGTTTTAGGAATTTCTAAAAAAATGAGCGAAAAAATTGCGGACAGGTTCCTGAAACAAAAGCCGGAAATTTCGGTCGAAGATCTTGTAAAGCAGATTTTAAAAAACCTTTAA
- a CDS encoding BadF/BadG/BcrA/BcrD ATPase family protein: MIAIVDGGSTKCDWVILDHNWDIAFKTETIGFNPNIIDVSQIPAEILNNQQLSENRFQVNHIYFYGSGCGVRENCLRVEDSLKKVFTNAKITVKEDLTAAAYSAYNGRPAIVCILGTGSNACYFDGENIKRELPSLGFLIGDEGSGCALGKLLVKNYFMKKMPPDLHKEFTEAYNLNIEDLIANMYHNPRANAYLAEFSRFIVTRKEHPYLQHLVFQELKNYLDYQVIPYEESKSSEVNFIGSIAYYYEDILRSAAADLHLNIGKIVQKPIESLVEYHRQYILPNLGI, from the coding sequence ATGATTGCTATTGTTGATGGCGGCTCCACAAAATGCGATTGGGTTATTTTGGATCATAACTGGGACATCGCCTTCAAGACAGAAACCATTGGGTTCAATCCCAATATCATAGACGTTTCACAAATTCCGGCAGAGATATTAAATAATCAGCAGCTTTCCGAAAACCGTTTTCAGGTGAATCATATTTATTTTTATGGTTCTGGCTGCGGTGTGCGCGAAAATTGCCTCAGGGTTGAAGATTCGCTGAAGAAAGTTTTTACAAACGCTAAAATTACCGTAAAAGAAGACCTTACTGCAGCAGCTTATTCAGCATACAACGGGAGGCCGGCCATCGTCTGTATTCTCGGGACCGGTTCCAATGCATGCTATTTCGATGGCGAAAACATTAAGCGCGAACTGCCGTCTCTTGGATTTTTAATAGGTGATGAAGGAAGCGGCTGCGCTCTTGGGAAGCTTTTGGTGAAGAACTATTTCATGAAAAAAATGCCGCCAGACCTTCACAAAGAATTTACGGAAGCTTATAACCTGAATATCGAGGATCTTATCGCAAATATGTACCACAATCCCCGGGCAAATGCTTATTTGGCAGAATTCAGCAGATTTATCGTTACACGCAAAGAGCATCCGTATCTGCAGCATCTCGTCTTTCAGGAACTGAAAAACTACCTCGATTATCAGGTCATTCCGTATGAGGAAAGTAAAAGCAGTGAGGTGAATTTCATTGGATCCATCGCCTATTATTACGAAGATATTTTGCGTTCAGCAGCAGCCGACCTGCACTTAAACATCGGCAAGATTGTGCAGAAGCCTATCGAAAGCCTTGTGGAATACCACAGACAGTACATTCTCCCGAATCTTGGGATATAA
- a CDS encoding MFS transporter, translating into MSVNTKQTNWGQFIPLVTVFFFWGFVAASNDILIPVFKKAFNLTQMQSQMVQFAFYVAYTVGSLIYMLISKGMKQDLINKIGYKNGLILGLLISAAGTLLFIPAANAGSFVLMISGLFTVGLGFSLQQIVANPLAIALGPNETGSQRLTMAGGINNFGTTIGPLIVSFAIFGSATAANTEASVESVKIPYLILGAAFVLVALLLKFSSLPKATETNTADTHDLQPGHHRKSAFAFPQLVLGMIAIFVYVGVEVSTASNLPAYMENNLGFETKDIAPYVSLYWASLMIGRWTGAVEAFDAGAGFKKTMRFIAPYLAFAVFLLVNFIAQHDLKPFYIYAFVILVMIAADIASKGNPARMLLIFSCLGILALLIGMLTSGMVSVYAFTSVGLFCSTLWPCIFALAINGLGKHTNEGSGYLIMMIMGGGIVSLLQGYIADLTNIHFSYIVGIVCFAYLAFYAVRVTGILRAQGIELDKVKTEGGH; encoded by the coding sequence ATGTCTGTAAACACCAAACAAACCAACTGGGGACAGTTTATCCCGCTGGTTACTGTATTTTTCTTCTGGGGCTTCGTTGCTGCGAGTAACGACATTTTGATTCCGGTTTTCAAGAAAGCTTTTAACCTGACCCAAATGCAGAGCCAAATGGTTCAGTTTGCGTTTTATGTGGCATATACGGTGGGATCCCTTATTTATATGTTAATTTCTAAGGGGATGAAGCAGGATTTAATCAATAAAATCGGTTACAAAAACGGTTTGATATTAGGTTTGCTGATTTCTGCAGCGGGCACGCTCCTGTTTATTCCTGCGGCAAACGCAGGTTCTTTTGTCCTGATGATATCGGGACTTTTCACGGTAGGTTTGGGATTCTCCCTTCAACAGATTGTTGCTAATCCACTGGCAATCGCATTAGGGCCAAATGAAACCGGATCACAAAGACTGACGATGGCCGGCGGTATCAACAATTTTGGTACGACCATCGGCCCGCTTATTGTTTCTTTCGCAATTTTCGGTTCCGCAACAGCAGCAAATACTGAAGCAAGCGTTGAATCTGTTAAAATTCCGTATCTGATTTTAGGTGCGGCTTTTGTTTTAGTTGCGCTCCTGCTTAAATTTTCATCTCTGCCTAAAGCCACTGAAACCAATACTGCAGATACCCATGATTTACAGCCTGGGCATCACCGCAAAAGTGCTTTTGCTTTCCCACAATTGGTTTTGGGAATGATTGCGATTTTCGTGTATGTTGGTGTGGAAGTCTCCACTGCGAGTAATTTACCGGCTTATATGGAAAACAATCTTGGTTTTGAAACTAAAGATATCGCACCTTATGTTTCTTTATACTGGGCATCTTTGATGATCGGCAGATGGACCGGCGCTGTAGAAGCGTTTGATGCCGGAGCTGGCTTCAAGAAAACCATGAGGTTTATCGCGCCATATCTTGCTTTTGCGGTATTCCTGTTGGTTAACTTTATTGCTCAGCACGATCTCAAACCTTTCTATATTTATGCGTTCGTAATTTTGGTGATGATTGCGGCTGACATTGCGAGCAAAGGTAATCCGGCAAGAATGCTTCTTATCTTTTCCTGCCTTGGGATTCTGGCACTGTTGATCGGGATGCTGACTTCCGGAATGGTTTCTGTTTATGCATTTACCAGCGTAGGTCTGTTCTGCTCTACTTTATGGCCATGTATTTTTGCTCTTGCAATTAATGGATTGGGAAAACACACCAATGAAGGTTCCGGTTATCTGATCATGATGATTATGGGTGGAGGTATCGTGAGTTTGCTTCAGGGCTATATCGCTGATCTTACCAATATTCATTTCAGCTATATTGTTGGAATCGTGTGTTTTGCATACCTTGCGTTCTATGCTGTGCGCGTTACAGGAATCCTCAGGGCTCAGGGAATTGAACTTGACAAAGTAAAAACAGAAGGTGGCCATTAA
- a CDS encoding lysophospholipid acyltransferase family protein — translation MKKILNYLWRAWFLFLAFLFILIFGLPVILLSIKESHFKYAYIFIRWWCIILFYGMGFRYELIKKTEKSIDKKRQYIFISNHTSIIDIMLMSVLHPHHPLCFIGKKELANIPVFSIIYKRICILVDRKDPRSRADVYRRAAEKMNHGQNIVIFPEGGVPDDSSIILDTFKDGAFILSAKHDFPIAVYTFAGLKEMFPFDYSKGFPGKVQVYLNEILEPSANTQELKLISHNEIKKTLTEYFETK, via the coding sequence ATGAAAAAAATTCTGAATTATCTGTGGCGCGCCTGGTTCCTATTTCTGGCATTTCTATTTATCCTGATTTTTGGCCTGCCGGTAATCCTGCTTTCCATCAAAGAATCTCATTTCAAATATGCCTACATCTTTATCCGCTGGTGGTGTATCATACTTTTTTACGGCATGGGATTCCGCTACGAACTCATCAAAAAGACCGAAAAATCCATCGATAAAAAAAGGCAATATATTTTCATATCTAATCATACTTCGATTATTGATATTATGCTGATGAGCGTTCTTCATCCGCACCATCCCTTATGTTTCATCGGGAAAAAAGAACTTGCCAACATCCCCGTTTTCAGTATTATCTATAAAAGAATATGCATTCTGGTGGACCGTAAAGATCCGCGCAGCCGCGCCGATGTTTACCGCCGGGCAGCAGAAAAAATGAACCACGGACAAAATATTGTGATCTTCCCGGAGGGCGGCGTTCCCGATGACAGTTCGATCATACTGGATACCTTTAAAGACGGAGCGTTCATTCTCTCAGCCAAACATGATTTTCCAATAGCGGTTTATACTTTTGCAGGCTTGAAGGAAATGTTTCCGTTTGATTATTCGAAGGGTTTTCCGGGAAAGGTTCAGGTTTATTTAAATGAAATTCTTGAACCTTCAGCAAATACACAGGAGCTGAAATTAATTTCTCATAATGAGATAAAAAAGACGCTGACTGAATACTTTGAAACCAAATAA
- a CDS encoding GtrA family protein, which translates to MKQLLLSQKQVLFFVLAGAMSAVIEVGTFKFFSVQLPPIFAWEKNLYGVHFPLSNILSTSCGIISNYFFSIWFVFERGKHSKRREFAYFIAISAISTVLSLMFFQIFYSSAFRNEYFDLGFFVFSPEMLSKIAAIVLVSVLNYSVKKRIIFSG; encoded by the coding sequence ATGAAACAACTTCTGCTGAGCCAAAAACAGGTGCTTTTCTTTGTGTTAGCAGGCGCTATGAGCGCTGTAATCGAAGTTGGGACATTTAAATTTTTCAGCGTGCAGCTGCCGCCGATATTTGCCTGGGAAAAGAATCTGTACGGAGTTCATTTTCCTTTAAGCAACATTCTTTCAACCTCCTGCGGTATTATTTCAAACTATTTTTTCAGCATCTGGTTTGTTTTCGAGAGAGGCAAGCATTCAAAAAGGAGAGAATTTGCTTATTTCATTGCAATTTCTGCGATTTCCACGGTGCTCAGCCTTATGTTTTTCCAGATATTTTACAGCAGCGCTTTCAGAAATGAATATTTCGATTTAGGATTTTTCGTCTTCAGCCCGGAAATGCTGAGCAAGATCGCTGCAATCGTTTTGGTTTCTGTCTTGAATTACTCCGTTAAAAAAAGAATTATTTTCAGCGGATAA
- a CDS encoding DUF3810 domain-containing protein: MNNTKILSKKRFWAGVLLAQFLLFYLFSKIDFIIRLAESFFEKQKAIHQSLFSKFNFSVGDVFYVLLAVLLIYLILRTVLKRGQRNGVRLLIILNIIYFSYQIFWGLLYFQDPISEKLPDYEIKLDDAKALSLIYLEKCKRTRAQVQEDRNGVFKVYDKNLVVEEILRNQKQLPQFLNPKAGSDVDSFKSSLFKDIMSYTGIYGYYNPFTAEAQYNPKLPSTHLPFTLAHESAHQLGYAREQEANFIGYLIGVNSRNMDLKYSTEYFVLKSLLNLIVEQDEKFVKAVIARYSPGMKRDRLYEIMFRYRHSGVLDSFFGFTNNIFLKTNQQEGSITYSYFNDLLIRYEKEHQ, encoded by the coding sequence ATTAATAATACAAAAATATTATCAAAGAAAAGGTTTTGGGCAGGTGTTTTACTTGCCCAATTTCTTTTGTTCTACCTATTCTCAAAAATAGATTTTATCATCCGGCTGGCTGAGTCATTCTTTGAAAAGCAAAAAGCCATTCACCAAAGCCTTTTTTCAAAATTTAATTTTTCGGTGGGCGATGTTTTTTATGTTTTGCTTGCCGTCTTATTAATTTATCTGATTTTAAGAACCGTTCTGAAGCGGGGCCAACGGAATGGTGTCAGGCTGCTGATCATTTTAAATATAATCTATTTTAGTTATCAGATATTTTGGGGACTGCTGTATTTCCAGGATCCAATAAGTGAAAAGCTTCCCGATTACGAAATAAAACTGGATGACGCAAAAGCATTATCCCTGATATATCTTGAGAAATGTAAAAGAACCAGAGCACAGGTACAGGAAGACCGGAACGGTGTTTTTAAGGTTTATGATAAAAATTTGGTGGTGGAAGAAATTCTCAGGAATCAGAAGCAGTTACCGCAATTCCTTAACCCAAAAGCCGGAAGTGATGTTGACAGCTTTAAATCTTCCCTATTCAAAGACATCATGAGTTACACTGGGATTTACGGCTACTATAATCCATTTACTGCGGAAGCTCAGTACAATCCAAAATTACCTTCGACACATCTCCCATTCACTTTAGCACATGAGAGCGCCCACCAGCTGGGCTATGCGCGTGAACAGGAAGCTAATTTTATAGGGTATTTAATTGGTGTAAACTCCCGGAACATGGATTTGAAATACAGCACGGAGTATTTCGTGCTTAAAAGCCTGTTAAATTTGATTGTAGAGCAGGATGAAAAATTTGTAAAAGCTGTTATTGCCCGATATTCTCCAGGAATGAAAAGAGACAGGCTATATGAAATAATGTTTCGATACAGACATTCCGGAGTTTTAGATTCATTCTTTGGGTTTACAAATAATATTTTTCTAAAAACAAACCAACAGGAAGGCAGCATCACTTACAGCTATTTTAACGATTTGTTAATCAGGTATGAAAAAGAACACCAATAA
- a CDS encoding NADP-dependent malic enzyme: protein MPTYKNRDEKNFNQAALDYHKAEPKGKIEVIPSKPHSSARDLSLAYSPGVAIPCLEIEKNPQTIYDYTGKGNLVAVISNGTAVLGLGDIGAEASKPVMEGKGLLFKIFADINVFDIEISEKDPDKFIEIVKGIAPTFGGINLEDIKAPEAFYIEQRLKEELNIPLMHDDQHGTAIISAAALLNALELAGKKIDEVKMVVNGAGAAAIACTKLYIALGLKKENVLMCDSKGVINHKRENLTPEKLDFIVNTDKDTLDEALMGADVFVGLSKGDVMTPDMLNSMAENPIVFGLANPTPEIDYNLAIKTRKDVIMATGRSDFPNQVNNVLGFPYIFRGALDVQASGINEEMKLAAVHALADLAKEPVPEAVILAYNLKSLNFGRDYFIPKPFDNRLITRVSIAVAKAAMESGIAGRAITDFEEYENNLLDRMGRDEKLIRMMQNRARSNPKRITLGNAEEYNVLKAAQILYEEGIAQPILLGEKKFIREQMQKFGIEIDVPIVDPMDDDQEEKRREYRDTLWKLRQRKGMNEYKAKRFVRQRDYFGPLMLKHGDTDGLIVGFSKNYTSVLRPVLEVIEKENGVDKVAGMMMILTEKKPIFFADTSINADPSVEDLVNIAKMAEITVKTFAIEPRIAMLGYENFAGISETSKKVAKAVEILHQKFPKMVVDGEIQPDFAMNADHLADYPFSKLGTTPANVFVFPNLESANLSYKIIRGMKVAQVVGPILMGLKQPVHVVQMRSSVDEIVNLATIAVLDAQRREEMKKSGK from the coding sequence ATGCCTACATACAAAAACAGAGACGAGAAAAACTTCAACCAAGCCGCTCTCGACTATCATAAAGCAGAACCAAAAGGTAAAATAGAAGTCATTCCATCAAAACCGCATTCCTCAGCGCGGGATCTTTCCCTGGCTTATTCGCCGGGCGTAGCAATTCCGTGTCTTGAGATTGAAAAAAATCCGCAAACCATTTACGATTATACCGGAAAAGGAAATCTGGTAGCAGTGATCTCCAATGGAACCGCGGTACTGGGACTGGGGGATATCGGTGCTGAAGCCTCAAAGCCGGTGATGGAAGGGAAAGGGCTTTTATTTAAAATTTTCGCAGACATCAATGTTTTTGATATCGAGATTAGTGAAAAAGATCCTGATAAATTCATCGAAATTGTCAAAGGAATTGCCCCAACTTTTGGCGGAATCAATCTTGAAGATATTAAAGCACCTGAAGCTTTCTATATCGAACAAAGACTGAAAGAAGAACTCAACATTCCGTTGATGCACGATGACCAGCACGGTACTGCAATCATTTCTGCAGCAGCTTTGCTGAATGCTCTGGAGCTGGCCGGAAAAAAGATTGATGAGGTGAAAATGGTCGTGAACGGTGCCGGAGCCGCAGCGATTGCCTGTACAAAACTTTATATCGCTCTCGGATTAAAGAAAGAAAACGTGCTGATGTGCGACAGCAAAGGCGTGATCAACCACAAAAGAGAAAATTTAACTCCGGAAAAGCTCGATTTTATCGTAAATACGGATAAAGATACCTTGGACGAAGCATTAATGGGTGCCGATGTTTTCGTTGGGCTTTCAAAAGGCGACGTGATGACGCCGGATATGCTGAACTCGATGGCAGAAAATCCAATTGTCTTTGGTTTGGCTAACCCAACTCCGGAAATTGATTATAATCTGGCGATAAAAACCCGCAAAGACGTGATCATGGCTACCGGAAGAAGCGATTTTCCTAACCAGGTGAACAATGTTTTGGGCTTCCCATATATTTTCCGTGGCGCTTTGGATGTGCAGGCTTCAGGAATTAATGAAGAAATGAAATTGGCGGCAGTTCACGCCCTTGCAGATCTTGCCAAAGAACCTGTTCCGGAAGCTGTGATTTTAGCTTACAATTTGAAATCTTTGAATTTCGGCAGAGATTATTTTATTCCCAAGCCCTTCGATAACCGTTTGATCACAAGGGTTTCTATCGCTGTGGCAAAAGCAGCTATGGAAAGCGGTATTGCGGGAAGAGCGATCACCGATTTTGAGGAGTATGAAAACAATCTCCTCGACAGAATGGGGCGCGACGAGAAACTGATCCGTATGATGCAGAACAGGGCGCGTTCAAACCCGAAAAGAATTACACTTGGAAATGCTGAAGAGTATAATGTCCTGAAAGCTGCACAAATTCTTTACGAAGAAGGGATTGCGCAACCTATTCTCTTGGGTGAGAAAAAATTCATCAGGGAGCAAATGCAGAAATTCGGAATCGAAATCGATGTGCCAATCGTGGATCCGATGGATGATGACCAGGAAGAAAAACGCCGCGAATACCGGGATACGCTTTGGAAACTTCGCCAAAGAAAAGGTATGAATGAGTACAAGGCGAAACGTTTTGTCCGCCAGCGTGATTATTTTGGCCCGCTGATGCTGAAACACGGCGATACCGACGGGCTGATTGTCGGCTTTTCTAAAAATTACACCTCTGTACTCCGGCCGGTTTTAGAAGTCATTGAAAAAGAAAACGGTGTAGATAAAGTAGCTGGGATGATGATGATCTTAACCGAGAAGAAACCGATTTTCTTTGCAGATACATCCATCAATGCGGATCCGTCAGTCGAAGATTTGGTCAACATTGCGAAAATGGCTGAAATTACTGTGAAAACTTTCGCCATCGAACCAAGAATTGCGATGCTGGGCTACGAAAATTTCGCAGGAATCTCAGAGACTTCCAAGAAAGTGGCAAAAGCGGTCGAAATTCTTCACCAAAAGTTTCCTAAAATGGTTGTTGATGGCGAAATTCAGCCTGACTTTGCGATGAATGCAGACCATTTGGCAGATTATCCTTTCTCCAAACTGGGCACAACACCGGCAAACGTTTTTGTGTTCCCGAATCTTGAAAGTGCGAACCTTTCATACAAAATTATCAGAGGAATGAAAGTAGCGCAGGTTGTAGGACCTATTTTAATGGGCTTGAAACAGCCGGTCCACGTGGTGCAGATGCGTTCCAGTGTGGATGAAATCGTGAATTTGGCCACCATTGCCGTTCTGGATGCGCAGAGAAGAGAAGAAATGAAAAAGTCCGGAAAATGA